A genomic segment from Micromonospora echinaurantiaca encodes:
- the pcrA gene encoding DNA helicase PcrA produces MHPLFDIPASPPAPTTTPTPARRPGSAAARLDPQALLTGLNGPQRDAVTHAGSPLLIVAGAGSGKTRVLTHRIAYLLAARDVHPGEIIAITFTNKAAGEMKERVAALVGPRARLMWVSTFHSACVRILRAEHEHAGLKSTFSIYDADDSRRLMQLVARELDLDPKRYPARGLAAQVSNLKNELVDPEEFAGRAKGPNERALAEAYTLYQRRLREAHALDFDDLIMTTVHLLQSHPHVAESYRRRFRHVLVDEYQDTNHAQYVLIKELVSGTEGVEPAELCVVGDADQSIYAFRGATIRNILEFERDFTDARTILLEQNYRSTQTILNAANAVIDRNTSRKPKRLWSEAGAGEQIVGYVADTEHAEADWVAREIDRLVDAGDTRPGDVAVFYRTNAQSRVFEEVFIRVGLPYKVVGGVRFYERKEVRDALAYLRAVVNDDDTVSLRRVLNTPRRGIGDRAEACVEALSSRDRISFGAALRRAKDAPGISTRAANGIAEFVALLDGARELAETGTPEEVLEALLTRSGYLTELEESLDPQDAGRVDNLQELVSVAREYTERVEALGAEGERATVAGFLEQVALVADADQVPTDDPDHQGVVTLMTLHTAKGLEFPVVFLTGLEDGVFPHLRSLGDTRELEEERRLAYVGITRARQRLYLSRAVTRSAWGAPAYNPPSRFVEELPPELVRWERTEGSYTSWGGGGGGVGGRADRTPGGRGGFTGGTPKAAQLAKRLGVDGSRLATASELPQGPKVAAGDRVNHQRYGLGRVLAVEGHGPSARAQIDFGDQTMWLVLRHAPLDKL; encoded by the coding sequence ATGCATCCTCTCTTCGACATCCCCGCGTCCCCGCCCGCGCCGACGACCACGCCGACGCCTGCGCGGCGGCCCGGGTCCGCCGCTGCCCGCCTGGATCCGCAGGCCCTGCTCACCGGCCTGAACGGGCCGCAGCGCGACGCGGTCACCCACGCCGGCTCGCCGCTGCTGATCGTGGCCGGCGCCGGCTCGGGCAAGACCCGGGTGCTCACCCACCGGATCGCCTACCTGCTCGCCGCGCGCGACGTGCATCCGGGCGAGATCATCGCGATCACCTTCACCAACAAGGCCGCCGGCGAGATGAAGGAGCGGGTGGCCGCCCTGGTCGGGCCGCGCGCCCGGCTGATGTGGGTGTCGACCTTCCACTCCGCGTGCGTCCGCATCCTGCGCGCCGAGCACGAGCACGCCGGGCTGAAGTCAACCTTCTCCATCTACGACGCGGACGACTCGCGCCGGTTGATGCAGCTCGTCGCCCGCGAGTTGGACCTCGACCCGAAGCGCTACCCGGCGCGCGGGCTGGCCGCCCAGGTCTCCAACCTGAAGAACGAGCTGGTCGACCCGGAGGAGTTCGCCGGCCGCGCCAAGGGCCCGAACGAGCGGGCGCTGGCCGAGGCCTACACGCTCTACCAGCGCCGGCTGCGCGAGGCGCACGCGCTGGACTTCGACGACCTGATCATGACGACGGTGCACCTGCTCCAGTCGCACCCGCACGTGGCGGAGAGCTACCGCCGGCGATTCCGGCACGTGCTGGTCGACGAGTACCAGGACACCAACCACGCCCAGTACGTGCTGATCAAGGAGCTGGTCTCCGGCACCGAGGGGGTGGAGCCGGCCGAGCTCTGCGTGGTCGGCGACGCCGACCAGTCGATCTACGCGTTCCGCGGCGCGACGATCCGCAACATCCTGGAGTTCGAGCGGGACTTCACCGACGCCCGGACGATCCTGCTGGAGCAGAACTACCGCTCCACGCAGACCATCCTGAACGCGGCCAACGCGGTGATCGACCGGAACACCTCGCGCAAGCCGAAGCGGCTGTGGAGCGAGGCGGGGGCCGGCGAGCAGATCGTCGGCTACGTCGCCGACACCGAACACGCCGAGGCGGACTGGGTGGCCCGGGAGATCGACCGGCTGGTCGACGCCGGCGACACCCGCCCCGGCGACGTGGCGGTCTTCTACCGCACCAACGCCCAGTCCCGGGTCTTCGAGGAGGTGTTCATCCGGGTCGGCCTCCCCTACAAGGTGGTCGGCGGGGTGCGCTTCTACGAGCGCAAGGAGGTCCGCGACGCGCTGGCCTATCTGCGCGCCGTGGTCAACGACGACGACACGGTCAGCCTGCGCCGGGTGCTGAACACCCCGCGCCGGGGCATCGGCGACCGCGCCGAGGCGTGCGTGGAGGCGCTCTCCAGCCGCGACCGGATCTCCTTCGGCGCCGCACTGCGCCGGGCCAAGGACGCGCCGGGCATCTCCACCCGGGCGGCCAACGGGATCGCCGAGTTCGTCGCCCTGCTCGACGGGGCGCGTGAGCTGGCCGAGACCGGCACCCCCGAGGAGGTGCTGGAGGCGTTGCTGACCCGCTCGGGCTACCTCACCGAGCTGGAGGAGAGCCTGGATCCGCAGGACGCCGGCCGGGTCGACAACCTCCAGGAACTGGTCAGCGTCGCCCGGGAGTACACCGAGCGGGTCGAGGCGCTCGGCGCCGAGGGGGAACGGGCCACCGTGGCCGGCTTCCTGGAGCAGGTCGCGCTGGTCGCCGACGCCGACCAGGTGCCCACCGACGACCCCGACCACCAGGGCGTGGTCACCCTGATGACGCTGCACACCGCCAAGGGGCTGGAGTTCCCGGTGGTGTTCCTGACCGGGCTGGAGGACGGCGTCTTCCCGCACCTGCGCTCGCTCGGCGACACCCGCGAGCTGGAGGAGGAGCGTCGGCTGGCGTACGTGGGCATCACCCGGGCCCGGCAGCGCCTCTACCTCTCCCGGGCGGTCACCCGCTCGGCGTGGGGCGCCCCGGCCTACAACCCGCCCTCCCGGTTCGTCGAGGAGCTGCCGCCGGAGCTGGTGCGCTGGGAGCGCACCGAGGGGTCGTACACCTCGTGGGGTGGCGGAGGCGGCGGCGTCGGCGGCCGCGCGGACCGCACGCCCGGCGGGCGTGGCGGCTTCACCGGCGGTACGCCCAAGGCGGCGCAGCTGGCCAAGCGGCTCGGCGTCGACGGCAGCCGGCTCGCCACCGCGAGCGAGCTGCCGCAGGGGCCGAAGGTGGCCGCCGGCGACCGGGTCAACCACCAGCGCTACGGGCTGGGCCGGGTGCTCGCGGTGGAGGGGCACGGCCCGAGCGCCCGGGCGCAGATCGACTTCGGCGACCAGACGATGTGGCTGGTGCTGCGGCACGCGCCGCTCGACAAGCTCTGA
- a CDS encoding winged helix DNA-binding domain-containing protein — MSVLDRRALNRSLLARQLLLQRHDMPVVDALEHLVGLQAQEPLEPYVGLWSRLAGFQPPALAELLLSRGAVRTLLMRRTLHLVTARDCLALRPVHQAMLVSRMWSTLRRVLPGVDLDELTKLGRPLFEERPRMLTEAARAIADRWPGVEPRWLGDALSTLVPLVQVPPRGVWGERGAAYNTTIEAWLGRPLEPASPATVDALVLRYLAAYGPAASADIRAWSGLSGLRESIQRLRPSLRTFRDERGRELLDVPDGALPDPETPAPPRFLPAFDNAVLGYDDRSRVIDAEHRGLSVTGARFLLVDGRVAGTWAVTVDDGAATLRVTPLRTFTTGERDAVVAEGESLLTMFQTEPRHANHVLITDA; from the coding sequence ATGAGCGTGCTCGATCGCCGCGCCCTCAACCGGTCGCTTCTGGCCCGCCAGCTTCTGCTGCAGCGGCACGACATGCCGGTCGTCGACGCGCTTGAACACCTGGTGGGGTTGCAGGCGCAGGAGCCCCTGGAGCCGTACGTCGGGTTGTGGAGCCGGCTGGCCGGCTTCCAGCCGCCGGCGCTGGCCGAGCTGCTGCTGAGCCGCGGGGCGGTCCGCACTCTGCTGATGCGCCGCACCCTGCACCTGGTGACCGCGCGCGACTGCCTCGCGTTGCGGCCCGTGCACCAGGCAATGCTGGTCTCACGCATGTGGTCGACGTTGCGCCGGGTGCTGCCCGGGGTCGACCTCGACGAGCTGACCAAACTGGGCCGGCCGCTGTTCGAGGAGCGGCCGCGGATGCTGACCGAGGCGGCCCGCGCCATCGCCGACCGCTGGCCAGGGGTGGAGCCGCGCTGGCTGGGCGACGCGCTCAGCACGCTCGTGCCGCTCGTACAGGTGCCACCCCGCGGCGTCTGGGGCGAGCGCGGCGCCGCGTACAACACCACGATCGAGGCGTGGCTGGGCCGCCCGCTGGAGCCGGCGTCGCCTGCCACCGTCGACGCGCTGGTCCTGCGCTACCTCGCCGCCTACGGCCCGGCGGCCAGCGCTGACATCCGCGCATGGTCGGGGCTGAGCGGGCTGCGGGAGTCCATCCAGCGGTTGCGACCGTCGTTGCGGACGTTCCGCGACGAGCGCGGCCGCGAGCTGCTCGACGTGCCCGACGGCGCGCTGCCCGACCCGGAGACCCCGGCGCCGCCGCGCTTCCTGCCGGCGTTCGACAACGCGGTGCTCGGCTACGACGACCGCAGCCGCGTCATCGACGCCGAGCATCGCGGGCTGAGCGTCACGGGTGCCCGCTTCCTGCTGGTCGACGGCCGGGTCGCTGGCACCTGGGCGGTCACCGTCGACGACGGCGCGGCGACGTTGCGGGTCACGCCGCTGCGCACTTTCACGACGGGCGAGCGCGACGCCGTCGTCGCCGAGGGCGAGAGCCTGCTGACCATGTTCCAGACCGAGCCACGGCACGCCAACCACGTCTTGATCACGGACGCTTGA
- a CDS encoding M23 family metallopeptidase: MQEDSSIQNEKTPNAPARHRRRMGGRTRQVVLAAAVLVALGLGGVAVATTGADDGTPAAVSLDAQARAEAAARADRSDRESTAPVTPSATPTSPAPSPSTASPSAKPSPKATTSKPKPKAKPKPTWVIPMKGAEITSCYGQRWGTLHAGIDFAMPAGTPIRAAFGGTVVKAGDAGDGYGISVFIDHGNGYLTHYAHQSRTAVGVGDKVSAGEVIGYEGSTGDSTGPHLHFEVHKGQMWNQIDPAPFLRARGIDVAC; encoded by the coding sequence GTGCAGGAAGACAGCTCCATCCAGAACGAGAAGACCCCGAACGCGCCAGCCCGGCACCGGCGGCGGATGGGCGGGCGCACCCGGCAGGTGGTCCTCGCGGCGGCGGTCCTGGTCGCCCTCGGCCTCGGCGGCGTCGCCGTGGCGACCACCGGCGCCGACGACGGCACCCCGGCCGCCGTGTCCCTGGACGCGCAGGCCCGGGCCGAGGCCGCCGCCCGCGCCGACCGGTCCGACCGGGAGTCGACGGCACCGGTCACCCCGAGCGCCACCCCCACCAGCCCCGCGCCCAGCCCGTCGACGGCCAGCCCCTCCGCAAAGCCCAGCCCGAAGGCGACCACCAGCAAGCCGAAGCCGAAGGCCAAGCCCAAGCCGACCTGGGTCATCCCGATGAAGGGCGCCGAGATCACCTCCTGCTACGGCCAGCGGTGGGGCACCCTGCACGCCGGCATCGACTTCGCCATGCCCGCCGGCACCCCGATCCGCGCTGCCTTCGGCGGCACCGTGGTCAAGGCCGGCGACGCCGGCGACGGGTACGGCATCTCGGTCTTCATCGACCACGGCAACGGCTACCTGACCCACTACGCGCACCAGAGCCGCACCGCGGTCGGCGTGGGTGACAAGGTCAGCGCCGGCGAGGTCATCGGCTACGAGGGTTCCACCGGCGACTCCACCGGCCCGCACCTGCACTTCGAGGTGCACAAGGGGCAGATGTGGAACCAGATCGACCCCGCGCCGTTCCTGCGCGCCCGAGGCATCGACGTGGCCTGCTGA
- a CDS encoding M23 family metallopeptidase, which translates to MRQRLSSEPDRYRGRRRVPTPPRSRYAAVVTTAFVGAGVVALGAGAMPDAKSVNPSVLDELKAASTLSQDAAARADSAERASRDSGRAEEAAEPEVWLLPLQGYDFKSPYGVRWGKMHTGVDLVAPEGTPYVAIHDGTVTTAGWFGGYGYTVIVQHSDGSEAIYGHSQALSVQVGQQVKAGDQLGLVGNTGHSYGSHLHLEIHVKGEPRDPVPYLQERGVDIQLQVEAIYNEVAAS; encoded by the coding sequence GTGCGCCAGCGCCTGTCGTCTGAGCCCGATCGATATCGCGGTCGCCGCCGCGTACCCACCCCCCCGCGGAGCCGCTACGCCGCCGTCGTCACCACCGCGTTCGTCGGAGCCGGTGTGGTGGCCCTCGGCGCGGGAGCCATGCCGGACGCGAAGAGCGTCAACCCGTCGGTCCTCGACGAACTCAAGGCGGCCTCCACGCTGAGTCAGGACGCGGCCGCCCGCGCCGACTCCGCCGAGCGCGCCTCCCGTGACAGCGGGCGCGCCGAGGAGGCCGCGGAGCCCGAGGTCTGGCTGCTGCCGCTGCAGGGCTACGACTTCAAGTCCCCCTACGGCGTGCGCTGGGGCAAGATGCACACCGGCGTCGATCTGGTCGCCCCCGAGGGCACCCCGTACGTCGCCATCCACGACGGCACCGTCACCACCGCCGGCTGGTTCGGCGGCTACGGCTACACGGTGATCGTCCAGCACTCCGACGGCAGCGAGGCCATCTACGGCCACTCGCAGGCACTGAGCGTCCAGGTGGGGCAGCAGGTCAAGGCGGGCGACCAGCTCGGCCTGGTCGGCAACACCGGCCACTCCTACGGCTCCCACCTGCACCTGGAGATCCATGTCAAGGGCGAGCCGCGCGACCCGGTGCCCTACCTCCAGGAGCGCGGAGTGGACATCCAGCTACAGGTCGAGGCAATCTACAACGAGGTAGCCGCTTCCTGA
- a CDS encoding cobalamin B12-binding domain-containing protein: MSSRVRVVVAKPGLDGHDRGAKVVARALRDAGMEVVYTGLHQTPEQIVEAAIQEDADGIGLSVLSGAHMTLFRRVLELLAERDARDIVVFGGGIIPDADIPELEQLGVAKIFTPGATTQSIVDWVRANVAQPVG, translated from the coding sequence ATGAGCTCTCGTGTTCGGGTCGTCGTCGCCAAGCCGGGCCTGGACGGCCACGACCGCGGCGCCAAGGTCGTCGCGCGTGCCCTCCGGGACGCCGGCATGGAGGTCGTCTACACCGGTCTGCACCAGACCCCGGAGCAGATCGTGGAGGCCGCGATCCAGGAGGACGCCGACGGCATCGGGCTCTCGGTGCTCTCCGGTGCGCACATGACGCTCTTCCGCCGGGTGCTGGAGCTGCTGGCCGAGCGGGACGCCCGGGACATCGTGGTGTTCGGCGGCGGCATCATCCCGGACGCCGACATCCCCGAGCTGGAGCAGCTCGGCGTCGCCAAGATCTTCACGCCGGGCGCCACCACCCAGTCCATCGTCGACTGGGTGCGGGCGAACGTGGCGCAGCCGGTCGGCTGA
- the sucC gene encoding ADP-forming succinate--CoA ligase subunit beta produces MDLYEYQGRDLFERHGLPVLAGGVATTPEEARAIAERLGGRVVVKAQVKVGGRGKAGGVKLAEGAEETVARATDILGMDIKGHTVHKVMITVTADVAEEYYFSYLLDRANRTFLCIASVAGGMDIEQVAAETPEKVVKAPIDAVEGVDEAKAREIVTAAGFPAEVADQVVEVAVGLWKAFVAEDATLVEVNPLAKTGDGKLLLLDAKISLDENAAFRHPDHEALVDQAAVDPLEQAAKEKDLNYVKLDGEVGIIGNGAGLVMSTLDVVAYAGERHGGVKPANFLDIGGGASAAVMANGLEIVLSDPSVKSVFVNVFGGITACDAVANGIVQALELLKQRGEQVTKPLVVRLDGNNAEAGRAILDGANNPLIERVDTMDGAAERAAELAAAGV; encoded by the coding sequence GTGGACCTGTACGAGTACCAGGGGCGGGACCTGTTCGAGCGGCACGGCTTGCCCGTGCTCGCCGGCGGCGTCGCCACGACCCCGGAGGAGGCCCGCGCGATCGCCGAACGCCTCGGCGGTCGGGTGGTCGTCAAGGCGCAGGTGAAGGTCGGCGGCCGGGGCAAGGCCGGCGGCGTCAAGCTGGCCGAGGGCGCGGAGGAGACGGTGGCCCGGGCCACCGACATCCTCGGCATGGACATCAAGGGCCACACCGTCCACAAGGTCATGATCACCGTGACCGCGGACGTGGCTGAGGAGTACTACTTCTCCTACCTGCTGGACCGGGCGAACCGCACCTTCCTCTGCATCGCCAGCGTCGCCGGCGGCATGGACATCGAACAGGTCGCCGCGGAGACCCCGGAGAAGGTCGTCAAGGCCCCGATCGACGCGGTCGAGGGCGTGGACGAGGCCAAGGCGCGCGAGATCGTCACCGCCGCCGGCTTCCCGGCCGAGGTCGCCGACCAGGTCGTCGAGGTCGCCGTGGGGCTGTGGAAGGCCTTCGTCGCCGAGGACGCCACCCTGGTCGAGGTGAACCCGCTGGCCAAGACCGGCGACGGCAAGCTGCTGCTGCTCGACGCCAAGATCAGCCTGGACGAGAACGCCGCGTTCCGGCACCCGGACCACGAGGCGCTGGTCGACCAGGCCGCGGTGGACCCGCTGGAGCAGGCCGCCAAGGAGAAGGACCTCAACTACGTCAAGCTCGACGGTGAGGTCGGCATCATCGGCAACGGCGCGGGTCTGGTCATGTCGACCCTCGACGTGGTCGCGTACGCCGGTGAGCGGCACGGTGGCGTCAAGCCGGCCAACTTCCTCGACATCGGCGGCGGCGCGAGCGCCGCGGTGATGGCGAACGGGCTGGAGATCGTCCTCTCCGACCCGTCGGTCAAGAGCGTCTTCGTCAACGTCTTCGGCGGCATCACCGCCTGCGACGCGGTCGCCAACGGCATCGTGCAGGCGCTGGAGCTGCTGAAGCAGCGCGGCGAGCAGGTCACCAAGCCGCTCGTCGTCCGGCTCGACGGCAACAACGCCGAGGCCGGCCGGGCGATCCTCGACGGCGCTAACAACCCGCTGATCGAGCGGGTCGACACCATGGATGGCGCGGCCGAGCGGGCCGCCGAGCTGGCCGCTGCGGGGGTCTGA
- the sucD gene encoding succinate--CoA ligase subunit alpha has translation MAIWLTKDSKVIVQGMTGSEGSKHTRRMLAAGTTIVGGVNPRKAGQTVDFDGTELPVFAGVADAMKETGADVTVIFVPPQFTKAAVIEAIDAGIELAVVITEGVPVHDTAAFWAYNVAKGGKTRIIGPNCPGIASPGASNAGIIPADITGSGRIGLVSKSGTLTYQMMYELRDIGFSTCVGIGGDPIIGTTHIDALAAFEADPDTDAIVMIGEIGGDAEERAAEFIKANVTKPVVGYIAGFTAPPGKTMGHAGAIISGSAGTAEAKKEALEAVGVKVGKTPTETARLMREIMSAG, from the coding sequence ATGGCTATCTGGCTGACCAAGGACTCGAAGGTCATCGTGCAGGGGATGACCGGCTCCGAGGGTTCCAAGCACACCCGGCGGATGCTCGCCGCGGGCACCACCATCGTCGGCGGCGTCAACCCGCGCAAGGCGGGCCAGACGGTCGACTTCGACGGCACCGAGCTGCCGGTCTTCGCCGGCGTCGCGGACGCGATGAAGGAGACCGGGGCGGACGTCACGGTCATCTTCGTGCCGCCGCAGTTCACCAAGGCCGCGGTGATCGAGGCGATCGACGCCGGCATCGAGCTGGCCGTGGTGATCACCGAGGGCGTGCCGGTGCACGACACCGCCGCGTTCTGGGCGTACAACGTGGCCAAGGGCGGCAAGACCCGGATCATCGGCCCGAACTGCCCCGGCATCGCCTCGCCGGGCGCCTCCAACGCGGGCATCATCCCGGCCGACATCACCGGCTCCGGCCGGATCGGCCTGGTCAGCAAGAGCGGCACGCTGACCTACCAGATGATGTACGAGCTGCGCGACATCGGCTTCTCCACCTGCGTCGGCATCGGCGGCGACCCGATCATCGGCACCACGCACATCGACGCCCTGGCCGCGTTCGAGGCCGACCCGGACACCGACGCGATCGTCATGATCGGTGAGATCGGCGGCGACGCCGAGGAGCGGGCCGCCGAGTTCATCAAGGCGAACGTGACCAAGCCGGTGGTCGGCTACATCGCCGGCTTCACCGCCCCGCCCGGCAAGACCATGGGGCACGCGGGCGCCATCATCTCCGGCTCGGCGGGCACCGCCGAGGCGAAGAAGGAGGCCCTGGAGGCGGTCGGGGTCAAGGTCGGCAAGACGCCGACCGAGACCGCGCGCCTGATGCGGGAGATCATGTCCGCCGGCTGA
- a CDS encoding cell division protein PerM, producing the protein MSSVTPDQPSRPVDVGPDTRPSGRAGAGRRVPAPRAGEPPRRRAPLAVAAGVAAGWAAITSCLPVVVVLWLFQLSEDAASLLGAVRAGLAGWLLGHGVPLATGAGPVALAPLALTALAFWRLTRAGVHTSRAIGARGSRSVPRAVTAAGAVGIAYAVLGALAALAVGTGGPGVSPVRAGVTLGVFGGLAALVGAARTTGVAGLLAARAPAPLRDALRTGLVAGLLLLAAGGGAAGLAVATGGGDAADMIGAYRTGVAGQAGITLVSLAYAPNATVWSASYLLGPGFAMGTDTAVRTSEVSVAALPAVPLLAGLPRGPVDGLGAGLLAVPVLAGMAAGCLLARRLVRLAAEERATLRWAGLLGPAALAGPVAGLLLGAAAAASAGPLGGGRLAEIGPVGWQVAAVATAVIGVGALLGAATTKVLARPAAR; encoded by the coding sequence ATGTCCTCCGTCACCCCTGACCAGCCCAGCCGTCCCGTCGACGTCGGCCCCGACACCCGGCCGTCCGGCCGGGCCGGTGCGGGTCGGCGGGTGCCCGCCCCCCGGGCCGGGGAGCCGCCCCGCCGCCGGGCGCCGCTCGCCGTCGCCGCCGGGGTGGCCGCCGGGTGGGCGGCGATCACCTCGTGCCTGCCGGTCGTCGTCGTGCTCTGGCTGTTCCAGCTCAGCGAGGACGCCGCGTCGCTGCTCGGTGCGGTACGCGCCGGGCTGGCCGGCTGGCTGCTCGGGCACGGGGTCCCGCTGGCCACCGGCGCCGGCCCGGTCGCGCTGGCCCCGCTGGCGCTCACCGCGCTGGCGTTCTGGCGGCTGACCCGGGCGGGCGTGCACACCAGCCGGGCGATCGGCGCCCGCGGCAGCCGGTCGGTACCCCGGGCGGTCACCGCCGCCGGTGCGGTGGGCATCGCGTACGCCGTGCTGGGCGCGCTCGCCGCGCTCGCGGTCGGCACCGGCGGGCCCGGCGTGTCGCCGGTGCGGGCGGGGGTGACGCTCGGCGTGTTCGGCGGGCTCGCCGCCCTGGTCGGTGCCGCCCGCACCACCGGGGTGGCCGGCCTGCTCGCCGCACGCGCCCCGGCGCCGCTGCGGGACGCGCTCCGTACCGGCCTGGTCGCCGGGCTGCTGCTGCTCGCCGCGGGCGGCGGAGCGGCCGGGCTGGCCGTGGCGACCGGAGGCGGGGACGCCGCCGACATGATCGGCGCATACCGCACCGGGGTGGCCGGGCAGGCCGGGATCACGCTGGTCAGCCTCGCCTACGCGCCGAACGCCACGGTCTGGTCGGCCAGCTACCTGCTCGGCCCGGGCTTCGCGATGGGCACCGACACGGCGGTACGCACCAGCGAGGTCTCGGTCGCCGCGCTGCCGGCCGTACCGCTGCTGGCGGGGCTGCCGCGCGGGCCGGTCGACGGGCTCGGCGCCGGGCTGCTCGCGGTGCCGGTCCTCGCCGGGATGGCGGCCGGCTGCCTGCTGGCCCGCCGGCTGGTCCGGCTGGCCGCCGAGGAACGGGCGACGCTGCGCTGGGCCGGACTGCTCGGGCCGGCGGCGCTCGCCGGGCCGGTGGCCGGCCTGCTGCTCGGCGCGGCGGCCGCCGCCTCCGCCGGCCCGCTCGGCGGCGGCCGGCTGGCCGAGATCGGCCCGGTCGGCTGGCAGGTGGCCGCCGTGGCGACCGCGGTGATCGGGGTCGGCGCGCTGCTCGGCGCCGCCACCACCAAGGTGCTCGCCCGCCCCGCCGCGCGCTGA
- a CDS encoding DUF4190 domain-containing protein, whose amino-acid sequence MQPGQPGQDPYGQQPTSGQPYGQPNDPYAQPPAAPYGQQPTSGQPYGQPSDPYGQPPAAPYGQQPTSGQPYGQQQPYQDPYAQQQQPYGAAPSYPNAGYPQGQGQQNTLGLVSLILGIASIPLVCCFYLGIPVGIAAVVTGYLGKQKADQGLASNAGQAKAGLICGAVGAGLGILLIILGVVANVALPTQS is encoded by the coding sequence ATGCAGCCCGGACAGCCCGGTCAGGACCCGTACGGCCAGCAGCCCACCTCGGGCCAGCCCTACGGCCAGCCCAACGACCCCTACGCCCAGCCGCCGGCCGCCCCGTACGGTCAGCAGCCCACCTCCGGCCAGCCCTACGGCCAGCCGAGCGACCCCTACGGCCAGCCGCCGGCCGCGCCGTACGGCCAGCAGCCCACCTCGGGCCAGCCGTACGGCCAGCAGCAGCCGTACCAGGACCCGTACGCCCAGCAGCAGCAGCCGTACGGCGCCGCGCCGTCCTACCCGAACGCGGGCTACCCGCAGGGGCAGGGCCAGCAGAACACCCTCGGCCTGGTGTCGCTGATCCTCGGCATCGCGTCGATCCCGCTGGTCTGCTGCTTCTACCTGGGCATCCCGGTCGGCATCGCCGCCGTGGTGACCGGTTACCTGGGCAAGCAGAAGGCCGACCAGGGGCTGGCGTCCAACGCCGGCCAGGCCAAGGCGGGCCTGATCTGCGGCGCCGTCGGCGCCGGACTCGGCATCCTGCTCATCATCCTGGGAGTCGTGGCCAACGTGGCCCTGCCGACCCAGTCCTGA
- a CDS encoding CD225/dispanin family protein: MQPGYQPQQPPQINNNMTMSIVAIFLFWPLAIPAIINASKVNPLLQQGDYAGAQAAAAESKKWSKWALIVGIGWYVIVLVCCLLGGLAGLIGADTSSTN; the protein is encoded by the coding sequence ATGCAGCCCGGATACCAGCCCCAGCAGCCGCCGCAGATCAACAACAACATGACGATGTCGATCGTCGCGATCTTCCTGTTCTGGCCGCTGGCCATCCCGGCCATCATCAACGCCTCCAAGGTCAACCCGCTGCTCCAGCAGGGTGACTACGCCGGCGCGCAGGCCGCCGCCGCCGAGTCGAAGAAGTGGTCCAAGTGGGCCCTGATCGTCGGCATCGGCTGGTACGTGATCGTCCTGGTGTGCTGCCTGCTCGGCGGCCTCGCCGGGCTGATTGGCGCCGACACCAGCAGCACCAACTGA
- the purN gene encoding phosphoribosylglycinamide formyltransferase, whose protein sequence is MTEPASAARIVVLVSGSGSNLQALLDACADPSYGARVVAVGADRHGTGGVQRAAAAGVPTFVDELKAYPSREDWDAALTGHVAEHRPDLVISAGFLKLVGPHFLAEFGDRYLNTHNTLLPAFPGIHGPRDALAYGVKITGATLFFVDAGMDTGPIVAQVAVPVHDDDDVATLTERIKEAERRQLVEQVGRLVREGWTITGRKVTVP, encoded by the coding sequence GTGACCGAGCCCGCGTCCGCAGCCCGCATCGTCGTCCTGGTCTCCGGCTCCGGAAGCAACCTCCAGGCGCTGTTGGACGCGTGCGCCGATCCCTCGTACGGCGCGCGGGTGGTGGCCGTCGGCGCCGACCGGCACGGCACCGGTGGCGTGCAGCGGGCCGCGGCGGCCGGCGTGCCGACCTTCGTGGACGAGCTGAAGGCGTACCCCTCCCGGGAGGACTGGGACGCCGCGCTCACCGGGCACGTCGCCGAGCACCGGCCCGACCTGGTCATCTCCGCCGGTTTCCTCAAGTTGGTCGGCCCGCACTTCCTGGCCGAGTTCGGCGACCGCTACCTCAACACGCACAACACGCTGCTGCCGGCGTTCCCCGGCATCCACGGCCCGCGCGACGCCCTCGCCTACGGCGTGAAGATCACCGGGGCCACCCTCTTCTTCGTCGACGCCGGGATGGACACCGGCCCGATCGTCGCGCAGGTCGCCGTGCCGGTGCACGACGACGACGATGTGGCGACGCTCACCGAGCGCATCAAGGAAGCCGAGCGGCGCCAGCTCGTCGAGCAGGTGGGCCGACTGGTCCGTGAAGGTTGGACGATCACCGGAAGAAAGGTCACGGTTCCGTGA